AGCCGATGCATCGCGATCGGATGTCTATAGCATAACGCCCAGCATACAACGCAGACTCGATGAGTTGGCACATGAGCCACCGCACCTGAGTCCCCATCTTTCGAAGTCTAATCCCAACCAGAGCGAACGCGTCACGTTTAgcatttagattttaaaacattaatcGATCCATGGCTCAGTGAAATACTCatacatattaataaatacttatTAACCAACCACATATTCGCTTGCATTGCTAAACTGGGAATTGTAGGGAAAttgtcgaaatatttaaatggggCTATTGAAATATTACTCATTACCTCACCACTTACCATTTTCTGAAGTCTTGTTAAGAGTGACTGTCACTGTGAACGTTGTAAAAGTCCGAAGTAAACATTTCTAAAATGTGTCGACACTTTAATCTTAAAAGAGGTACAAAAGGCTATTTTTTCGAATCGCACAGATGGAACTGGAGTGGAAATATATGCTGACTTTGTTCTTTGGAAGTTACTTCTTCAGCTGGCTGCTCTTCGCCGCCCTCTGCTACGTGGTGGCCTACTCCCACGGAGACTTCATCTTTGATCCTGTGACTGGAGCACGGATGGGCGAGGGCGAGGATCCTTGCATTTACGGAGTGGGTAACTGGGTGGCCATGATCATATACTCGGTGGAAACGCAGACAACTCTTGGATTCGGCGAAAAGTACGCCAGTGAAGAGTGTCCGGAGACGATATTCCTGTTCGTCATGCAGATGATGAGTGCGGCCTTAATTGAGGGCATAATGATCAGCGTGATCTATGCCAAAACGGCTCGTCCGGCCCGTCAGCTTACCAAGCTCAAGTTCAGCGATAAGGCGGTGGTGAGTATGCTCCCCCGACGGAAAGGAGCCCCTGATTTCAGCAACTCCATCTACCGATTATCTCACGCAGATCTGTTATCGCGACGGACGTCTGTGTTTGCTCTTCCGCGTGTGCGATCCCCGCGAGCAGCAGTCCATTGAGTCCAAAATACGCGTCTACATTATCGTGGACAAACGGTGAGTCACTAAGTCACTTTCGGGAAATCACTGATCTCTTGGCTTATCTGTAGACTCgtaaataaagattatgtcaTAAGTTGACtaaaattaaagattattttatgtattagGGAATCATATCTAATAGTAGGATAAACCAACTTAAACGTTTCACACAAATTCATATTGATACAAAGatagttaatttatttttgaggtTTTATAGTTACTATAGAGCCCTGCgtaaatcattcaatttttgttttatcatagtttttaccatgaaatttcagatttgtttaattcaattctatgtgaaataaattgaatgatttttaatcatttttatgaattttttgcatTTGGCAGTTTTATTGGTGcattcttttgagaacaaaaagtgaaaaatatttaacaaatcaattctattaaactcaaaaatcaaattcattccattccattaaattcaaaattataattaattcattcatataaaacaaaaagttcaaaataattcattgaatccattcatgcagggctcttaTAGAAACCTTGAATACATTCTTATAAAACCCATTCACaactgaaaaaataattgaccTACAAATTAGATAATACTTGCAGCTAGACAAGACTTGCAATTAACAGATACGAATCCTCATCTTATCTATTCCGCAAACAGCACGCGCGAGGGTGAGATTATAAAAACTCACGTGGAGCTGAAGCTGGAGGGAAATGGAGAACAGATAATTCTGTGGCCCGATGTGGTGTGTCATGTCATCGATGAGACAAGCCCGCTGTACCAGTTCACCACGGCGAAACTCTTCAATGCTGCCCAATTCGAGCTGTATGTGTCCATTGTTGGAACTTCCCCTGCCACCGCACAAATGACGGAGGCCAAGACTTCCTATCTTCCAAGGGAGATTTTCTGGGGCCAGAGGTTCGTCAATATTATCCATTACGATGCACAAAACGAATGCTACATCGTGGACTACGAGAATTTCAACAGGACCATTTCGGTGGACATGCCCATGAAGCTGTCGACCAATGATCAGTTAAAGCTGGAGTacagaaaatgaattttaaaagtattactATATTAAAAAGGGCACTTTTGCCTAGTGCCTTACAGatttatgcacaaaattaaaaagattataattttatcacACCGTTTTTGACACATGTCTTTATCCATTTACGTAAGCCTcagcttttaaattaaatttcatttaatgcCTACagcttttttctgtttttctggaATCACAATTAACAATCGATTAACTAATACAATACTAACATTAGTTCAATAAATTATGGACAAAATGAAAACTGTTGTTGCAGTACCAAATGTCTCTTATTCACCGCAGGATTCCGTTTGCTCTTGCTCCtgataaaactttaatttagcCCTCAACATTTCGTTTTCGTGCTGCAGGCGGGAAAACTCGCACATGAAGCTGTCTCCTTGGAGAAGTAAGGCTAGGGCGTCGCGGATTTCAGATGAGTTCTCCAAATGCTGTTTCATGAAATTGGTCATCTGCGCGACCATCTGCCGTCGATTGCAATAGCCAATGTATTCCAATTCCCTCTCCACCTGTCCGCAACGCTGGTCGACGAACTCTTTCAAATCGCTGAACTCCTTGCGCCAGTCCGCATCTACTAGGGCCGACAATCCGCTGGAGGATTTGGCCAGCAACTGCTGGGGTTTCAACTGCGGATTGGACGATTGCGGTGTGACATTGGCATGATGCGGCGTACTGTTTCGACTGGCCGAAAGCAAGCGCAGCCGACGCTTCAATTCAGTGTCAACTGGCGGTGGATTCTCCTTGTCGCTGCCCGTACTGCTGGCCACGGAAATGTTGGCCGACTGCTCCTCGCTGTGCTCATCTGTCTCGGCGATCTTCATGAGTTTTCCTTCGCCAGACATGTTGCTTCGATCCTTGAGGGGTCCGCTTAAGGTTTCTGCAAATAATATTCCATAAgcttgttatttaaaaacgcAATGTGACGGCCTTACGCTGTAGCGACTCCGTGGTGGAGCTGTTGCAGGAGTTGTCCACCGAGCTGAGATTAGATCCCACCGGAGGGCAAAGGCTCTGGCGGTGGGCATTATCATTCTGTATTGGCTTCCGGTTGAGGGACTCCCAATCAAAGCTGTCCCTGTATGAGGTGCCCAAACGCGTGGACATGCGATCCACAGCCTTGGGACCTTGAGCGTCCAAAAAATCGCAGAAGGAATCCCGGCGAGCAGTCGCCGGAGTCGGAATGCCGAAGCCCATTTTGCTTATGTTGTTCAGCTGCTGGTTGGTACTCAGCAAATTAGCGGCTATGGATTTGCGAAGCTCATCGCTGGGAATGCGCTCCACACGTGGAGTTTCCACGTCCAATCCAGTTGCATTCCCCGAGCTATTTATGCTGCCGTTCTGCTGGATATCCCCGCTGGGCATCGGCACAAAAGCCACCCTGTTCACAGCCGTATCGTGCACACTCCTAACGGCCAAGGGAGTCTTTGTGGTCCGCATATCGTACGCAATCAGCTCGCCCTTAAGGTTTCCAGCACAAAGGTAGGTGCCACATTCACTTAGTGCTACCGTTGACAGCGGCAGGGAGTAGGTCAAGCGATCCGTGGAGGCCTGAGCGCGATTACGCCGGATGTCGAAGATGTTTATCTTGCAATCGTAGCCCACGCTGACCAGCAGCGCAGGCTGGGATGCGCACATGCTGATGTCCCGGCAGGGAGCACTGTGCGCCTCGCTGGCGTGGAATATCTTTCGCATGCCCTGCACATCGTACACGGTCACAGCGCCCTTGTAGGAGGCGATCGAGAGGTGAAAGCGCTTGCTCGGACTAAAGCGTACCAGGGTGGAGCTGGAATAGACCGAAAAATAGAaagatttaacaaaaatcgacttataatttttattatcttggAACAAGATTTTAGTTTACTGATAATATtagttaacaaaataattttttagaaaatacacCAAGAAGGATGATGGTAGAGGTTGACACCTAGACCAAAactaaacaatataatattatttatttattattatttaactttgCCGAAGAAATGTATGGGATACATTGAGTATATTGTGAGCTACAGGTCGGCATACATTACCAATTTGAAAGtgtttttaccatttttgacTGTAAGGTAGTTTAACTGTCtgttaaattcataaaaactcaaaaaaattgttatttttaaagttcaaaaaccttaaaaaaaaaatgaatccataaaaaaatttttgatttcgtttttgtgatctagggttTGAACTCTACCACGAACACAATGATCCTTATATTTTAGCTGTTAATTAGTGTAATTAAATCACATCAGAGTGAAAAAGTCACATAAACAtagttaaaaacaagagagaacgctatagtcgggttgttgtcccgactatctaatacccgtcactcagctaaaaggagtgcgaacgctgtgtagggttggtgtcccgactaataatcgtaactcagctaaagggagtgcgagggagatagatatataatttttgattgcgtataactttttaatgaatggtccgatttgaaaaatgtcttctacatttcgataggtataaatatacacaacaaaattgcatttttacttttcggaaatctttaaagatgtgggcgcaggaccctttttaaaatcgttagtgggcgattgtgggcgttagagggggtgtggcgctcggctaaaataaacttgcgctgcgtaggaagccaaagaatatgtgtgggaaatctcaaccttctagcttttgtagtttctgagatctcagcgttcatacagacagacagacggacagacagacggacagacggacagacggacagacggacagacggacagacggacatggctagatcgactcggctggtgatcctgatcaagaatatatatagtttatagggtcggaaacgcttccttctacctgttacatacttttgcacgaatctagtatacccttttactctacgagtaacgggtataaaaatatgaaaatttagTCAAAACAATAATGCATCATGTAAAATAGTTCAGAACGGAGTGGAAATTGCTATAATTATATTCtaacatacatatttaatttttgatcagCCTTTTTGAACCTTAacctaattatttaaaaatggccAATATGTCTCTTTAACTCACTCGCCATCGATGGTGAAGGTGTTGGTCTTCTGCTTGGTCTTGGTGCCCAGGATGCTGATGTCCCCGCCATCGCCGACGGCGGCTATATACTCATCCGTGTTGTTGTAGTCCATGTAGAGAACAGTGCTTCTCTGGGGATCCGCTGGGAATCGGTGGATGAGCTGCGCCGTCCGGAAGTTGTAGAGCTTGACGCAGCCGCTCTGGCCCACGGCGATCTCCTCCAGGGATTGCTTGGCACAGGCCACACTGTAGGCATTATCGATGGTCAGTTTGCGGACTCGCTGAATCTCGGGAGCTGAAAATGGCGGATTGTAGCTTCCAGCGGGAATTTAGTTCCTAACCTCGTTCCTACCCTTTCCCTCCTTCTTCTCCTTTATCCGCATCACCGCCAAGCCCATTTTGTTCACCTCCACAAAGACGCGCCGCTGGCCATTGAACTGGAAGTCGGTCGGTTCTGCGCTTTGGTGCACATACTCAGACGTCGTCTCCAGATCCGCAAAGTCGGACAGAACGGTCTTCTTCGAGGTGGAAATCACATACATTTTGCTTTACTTCTGTTGAATGTCACACAATTCAAATTTGAACGCTatgcttgttgttgttgtgcggAATGTCGAGTGTGACCGCCGCATGTTTCGCTTAATAAGTTGAATGTTGAAAGCTGTTTCCACTGCAAATACTTTGGTTCCACTAAGTGAGCAGTGGATACAATTTGCATTTCTTGTATCTTGTAGCTCTCAGtaatattatttcaattgtcatatattttttaatgctgTTTGCTATTCAACTATTTTGTAGTAACCCATAACATTTCCTCTTTTCCTCTCTACTCAGGTTTTGACATAAATTCCAGCAATATCAATGATTTTGTACCGTATTTTACCGCATCAAACTTTACGTCCAAAAGGCATTAACTCGGTACTCAATTAAGTGAAGACAAATTGTTAGTGGGCACTTGGCTGCTGCAGTCGCAGTGTGAACGCGTCGGCGAGTGCGGTCACTCTAGTCATTCACAACCAAATTTATCGGATCATTGGCAGAAGGGCAAGAAGAAGAGCGAGCAATCACCTgcgaaaaagaaataaattgccGAGAAATGTTAAAGACCTTGTAGTGCGGCTGTTTGGCGTGCGTGAAATGATTCCTGGCGACCAGTAGAAGCATTTAGTGACCACGCAACTCATCTCCCATCCCCCCGCTGCAGCGGTTCAGCCACTGGACAAAGGCCAGCGCCAGCCTACAACACCACAGCCAATTGGCACccacaccaacacacacactcacgcacacactgCGTAGaagacaaaaacaacaacaactgggaAACGGAGGCCTTCGACTGCTGGAAAAATGGAAGCGGACGGACTAACCAACGAACAGACGGAGAAGGTGCTCCAGTTCCAGGACCTCACCGGCATCGAGGACATGAACGTGTGCCGCGACGTCCTGATCAGACACCAATGGGATCTCGAGGTATGCATATGTTTATATGGCCGCACAGTCGCGGTCGGAATAAAAGGGACACGGAAGATGGTAGCCGGCGTACAGTGATTACTATTAAACAATGactgcttaaaaaaaaatgttttctactttttaaaatttagttacaatttttgtaatttaagttatttaatttctagAGCTCTTCAGATTATTAGAACTTTGACCAAACCCCTTTActggtttttctttattttttttatactttttaaatttatttacatttcttgtaatttcaattatttaatttctagAGTTCTACAGAATATTAAAACGTTGAATAAACCCTGTCCTTGTTTTTCTTAATacttcttaaaatttaattacaatttttgtaatttaaattgattaatttttaatttttgtccttgtttttcttaatacttcttaaaatttaattacaatttttgtaatttaaattgattaatttcTAAAGTTCTACAGAATATTAGAACTTTGAACAAACCCCtttccttgtttttctttatttttttttgtatactgtttaaatttgattaaaatttttgtaatttaaattatttaatttctagAGTTATCAGAACTTTAAATAAACCTTGtccttgtttttctttattttatcagTTAAACTACATACTTTCAAATGATCTAAGATACATTAAACctggaaattttaaaattcaaagctCTTTTACCACGAATCACAACCGACTTTCACTTTGT
The genomic region above belongs to Drosophila takahashii strain IR98-3 E-12201 chromosome 2L, DtakHiC1v2, whole genome shotgun sequence and contains:
- the Irk3 gene encoding ATP-sensitive inward rectifier potassium channel 12 encodes the protein MQSEAIPLGAAGTESLPMHRSTSMPVKPKPLEQKPLLRSSEKETVNAADYYPESPGFVRRRKSKATGEQLETRSEQNFPYTHDWAGSTIELTPDVGSGQGTSSSDGLRRSLHRVMEKNGKENVVFRRIPEKSWRYMRDLVTTLMELEWKYMLTLFFGSYFFSWLLFAALCYVVAYSHGDFIFDPVTGARMGEGEDPCIYGVGNWVAMIIYSVETQTTLGFGEKYASEECPETIFLFVMQMMSAALIEGIMISVIYAKTARPARQLTKLKFSDKAVICYRDGRLCLLFRVCDPREQQSIESKIRVYIIVDKRTREGEIIKTHVELKLEGNGEQIILWPDVVCHVIDETSPLYQFTTAKLFNAAQFELYVSIVGTSPATAQMTEAKTSYLPREIFWGQRFVNIIHYDAQNECYIVDYENFNRTISVDMPMKLSTNDQLKLEYRK
- the Grip71 gene encoding protein NEDD1; amino-acid sequence: MYVISTSKKTVLSDFADLETTSEYVHQSAEPTDFQFNGQRRVFVEVNKMGLAVMRIKEKKEGKAPEIQRVRKLTIDNAYSVACAKQSLEEIAVGQSGCVKLYNFRTAQLIHRFPADPQRSTVLYMDYNNTDEYIAAVGDGGDISILGTKTKQKTNTFTIDGDSTLVRFSPSKRFHLSIASYKGAVTVYDVQGMRKIFHASEAHSAPCRDISMCASQPALLVSVGYDCKINIFDIRRNRAQASTDRLTYSLPLSTVALSECGTYLCAGNLKGELIAYDMRTTKTPLAVRSVHDTAVNRVAFVPMPSGDIQQNGSINSSGNATGLDVETPRVERIPSDELRKSIAANLLSTNQQLNNISKMGFGIPTPATARRDSFCDFLDAQGPKAVDRMSTRLGTSYRDSFDWESLNRKPIQNDNAHRQSLCPPVGSNLSSVDNSCNSSTTESLQQTLSGPLKDRSNMSGEGKLMKIAETDEHSEEQSANISVASSTGSDKENPPPVDTELKRRLRLLSASRNSTPHHANVTPQSSNPQLKPQQLLAKSSSGLSALVDADWRKEFSDLKEFVDQRCGQVERELEYIGYCNRRQMVAQMTNFMKQHLENSSEIRDALALLLQGDSFMCEFSRLQHENEMLRAKLKFYQEQEQTESCGE